The Egicoccus sp. AB-alg6-2 region CCGGCGTAGAAGGTCCAGACACCACCGCCCTCCATGCCGGTGAAGCGCCCGGCGATGGTGTCGACCCAGGGCAGGAACGAGCCCACCAGGACGCCGATCGAGGCGACCAGCAGCAGCGGTTGACCGCGTCCGAGCGGTGGCCAACGACGGCGGCTCGCCGTCGTCGATTCCCGTGCATCCGCCGACACCGGCACGTCGCTCCCTTCCTCGTCCGCTGGCAGGTCTACGTCGCCGGTCGGGCGTGCGAAAGCGGCGATGACCGAGCGGCAGCCCGCGGGCATCGAACGGTGCGATCCCGGTCCCGAACGGTCGGACGTCGCCGCGGGCAACCGTTCGCGGAGCCGTCGGTGCCGTTCGCCGAGCCATCGCCGCCGCCCGACCCATCCGTGCTTGTACGCGGTGATCCCGCGGCTTTGTCTCGGCGTGATGGCCGCTTGGGAGAGCGGTCGGACGTGCCGGAAATCGACTTCTCGGGAGAGGGAACACTCGTGACCGAAGATGCCAAGCGCGCCTACTGGCGCCGCAACCTGCGCCTGATGGTGGCGCTGCTCTCGATCTGGTTCGTGGTCTCGTACCTGTTCGGCATCCTGCTGGTCGAGACCTTCAACCGCATCGTCATCAACGACTTTCCGCTGGGCTTCTGGTTCGCCCAGCAGGGCTCGATCGTGGCCTTCGTGATCCTGATCGGGATCTACGCCTGGCGCATGGACAAGCTCGACGAGGAGTTCGGCGTCGCCGAGGCCCGCCACCAGCGCGGAGGTGGCCGATGAGCACCCAGTTCTGGACCTGGATCTTCGTCATCCTGACGTTCGGCACCTACATCACGATCGCGTGGCGCTCCCGCGTCAAGGACACCAAGGGCTTCTACGTCGCCGGCCAGGGGGTGCCGACGGTCGCCAACGGCGCCGCCGTCGCCGCCGACTGGATGTCGGCCGCCTCCTTCCTGTCCATGGCCGGCATCATCGCCTTCGCGGGCTACGACGGCTCGGTCTACCTAATGGGCTGGACCGGTGGGTACGTGCTGCTCGCCCTGCTGCTGGCGCCCTACCTGCGCAAGTTCGGCAAGTACACGGTCCCCGACTTCGTCGGTGACCGCTACTCCGACACGGCCCGGTTGGTCGCCGTGGTCGCGGCCATCTTCGTGTCGTTCACCTACGTCGTCGGCCAGATGCGCGGCGTCGGGGTCGTGTTCAGCCGCTTCCTCGACACGACGGTGACCGTCGGCATCATGGTCGGCATGGGGATCGTGCTCTTCTACGCCGTCCTCGGCGGCATGAAGGGCATCACCTGGACCCAGGTGGCCCAGTACTCGGTGCTGATCGTGGCCTACCTGATCCCGGCGTTCGCGATCGCGGGCCAGTTGACCGGCATCCCGATTCCCCACGTGAGCTTCGGTCGCGTCATGACCGAGCTGAATGCCATCCAGCGCGAGCTCGGCTTCGACGAATATTCGTCGCCGTTCGTGCGCAACAGCCAGCTCAACGTCTTCCTGATCACCGCATCCCTGATGATCGGCACCGCTGGGCTGCCACACGTGATCGTGCGCTTCTACACCACCCGCTCGGTTCGCGCCGCCCGCTGGTCGGCGTTCTGGGCCCTGTTCTTCATCGCCCT contains the following coding sequences:
- a CDS encoding DUF4212 domain-containing protein yields the protein MTEDAKRAYWRRNLRLMVALLSIWFVVSYLFGILLVETFNRIVINDFPLGFWFAQQGSIVAFVILIGIYAWRMDKLDEEFGVAEARHQRGGGR
- a CDS encoding sodium:solute symporter family protein; its protein translation is MSTQFWTWIFVILTFGTYITIAWRSRVKDTKGFYVAGQGVPTVANGAAVAADWMSAASFLSMAGIIAFAGYDGSVYLMGWTGGYVLLALLLAPYLRKFGKYTVPDFVGDRYSDTARLVAVVAAIFVSFTYVVGQMRGVGVVFSRFLDTTVTVGIMVGMGIVLFYAVLGGMKGITWTQVAQYSVLIVAYLIPAFAIAGQLTGIPIPHVSFGRVMTELNAIQRELGFDEYSSPFVRNSQLNVFLITASLMIGTAGLPHVIVRFYTTRSVRAARWSAFWALFFIALLYTTAPAVGVFAKYNLLQTVAEQPRADMPAWFDGWEETGLLEHTDLNDDGIIQYTPDEATNELRIDNDIMVLATPEVAGLPGPVIGLVVAGGLAAALSTASGLLLVISSSVAHDFYYRRMRPDATEKQRLLVGRLTMAGAVVIAGYFGVNPPGFVAEVVALAFGLAAASFFPTIVLGIFWKRANAPGAVAGMATGLTLTAAYMVGVLYLGVEPIFGISPQGIGAIGALINFAVTIAVTRATPPPPEHLQQLVDSVRYPSGVDAVTPEEIGR